One stretch of Chaetodon auriga isolate fChaAug3 chromosome 18, fChaAug3.hap1, whole genome shotgun sequence DNA includes these proteins:
- the ufl1 gene encoding E3 UFM1-protein ligase 1 has translation MAADWEEIRRLAADFQRAQFADTVQRLSERNCIEIISKLVQEKKLDVVHTLDGKEYITPAQIGREIRDELYVHGGRINIVDLQQIINVDWVHVENRASDIAKSDKGVQLVLGQLIDDTYLDRLAEEVNDKLQEAGLISIAELCKNYDLPGDFLHEELSKRLGKLIQGEMDQYSRGVIFTPAFVARHKARIRGLFSAITRPTPVSSMIGAFGFQEHLLYSVLEELVDSGRLKGSVVGGRQDKAVYIPDIYAKTQNTWVDSFLQQNGYLEFDALVRLGIPDPSSYIKKRFKSNKLLFLRAACVGQALVDQVEASVEEAVNSATWADLQPILPSCLSMEDVGMLISQAMRNTNVQSSARVLGGTVVVSEKFISNCLSLFDEAMQQKAQKEVKNNPVFLISEDDLKQASALNESSALSKKEKREAERRKKASEGSGSVKAGGGGNAREIRIRKTKKKGRKDEDSDEETGPSQQNRSKQTAALFMAQEEIVAVLEERVSDCPEEILSELAEHLVRPLSKAYQEVLRAVFMSSTSSPSGANKKKSIKDLQEEITNLYNNIRLFEKGTKFFSDETQVHIAKHLLKTVCTDVTNILVNSLAADLMMSVENPSSISNEVRVKMLGKLPEETRGPLLKLHNCLNGKAIEDFLTNIETCAEVCGFMLKKGDKKKERQALFVHRQALTEQLKETEDPALVLHLTSVLLFQASTHCMLHAPGRCVPQIIGTLTGRIPAEQQQLLSAYQSLVVKQLVSQSQSKKQEEAEGEGDRAEEQDEEARSVRTQLVTMTPQVKDLVLSQKKTPGTED, from the exons ATGGCCGCCGACTGGGAAGAAATTCGGCGGCTTGCTGCTGATTTTCAGAGAGCACAGTTTGCTGACACAGTGCAAAG ATTGTCAGAGAGGAATTGCATCGAAATTATTTCAAAACTGGTCCAAGAGAAGAAGCTGGATGTGGTGCACACGCTGGATGGAAAGGAGTACATCACTCCAGCACAAATCGGCAGGGAGATCCGAGATGAACTCTACGTCCACGGAG GGCGAATCAACATCGtggacctgcagcag ATTATCAATGTGGACTGGGTTCATGTGGAAAACAGAGCAAGTGACATTGCGAAATCGGACAAAGGGGTTCAACTTGTCCTGGGACAACTTATTGATGA CACGTATCTGGACCGTTTGGCTGAGGAGGTGAATGACAAACTGCAGGAGGCTGGTTTGATCAGTATTGCAGAACTGTGTAAAAACTACGACCTGCCAGGAGATTTCTTACATGAG GAGCTCTCGAAGCGTCTCGGGAAGCTTATCCAAGGAGAAATGGACCAGTACAGCAGGGGGGTCATATTTACTCCAGCTTTTGTTGCGCGTCACAAAGCCAGGATACGAGGGCTTTTCAGCGCCATCACAAG GCCAACGCCTGTCAGCAGCATGATTGGAGCATTTGGATTTCAGGAGCATCTTCTGTACT CTGTTCTGGAGGAGTTGGTGGACAGTGGGCGCCTCAAAGGAAGCGTGGTTGGAGGTCGGCAGGACAAAGCTGTGTACATCCCTGACATTTACGCCAAAACACAGAACACCTGGGTGGACTCTTTCCTCCAGCAGAACGGATACTTAG AGTTTGATGCGTTGGTCAGACTGGGGATCCCTGACCCCTCCAGCTACATCAAGAAGCGCTTTAAGTCCAACAAGCTGCTGTTCCTCAGAGCAGCCTGTGTTGGTCAGGCTCTGGTAGACCAGGTGGAGGCCTCTGTGGAGGAAGCTGTCAACTCCGCCACGTGGGCTGACTTACAG CCGATTTTGCCCAGCTGTCTCTCAATGGAGGACGTCGGGATGTTGATCAGCCAGGCAATGAGAAACACAAATGTCCAGTCATCTGCCAGAGTGTTGGGAGGCACAGTCGTGGTCAGCGAGAAGTTCATCAGCAACTGCCTCTCTTTGTTTGACGAAGCCATGCAGCAGAAAGCTCAGAAG GAAGTCAAGAACAATCCAGTGTTTCTCATATCTGAAGACGATCTGAAGCAAGCGTCCGCGCTGAACGAGAGCTCAGCGCTttcaaaaaaggaaaagagagaagcagagcgCAGGAAGAAAGCTTCAG AGGGCAGTGGGAGTGTGAAAGCAGGCGGGGGAGGCAACGCCAGAGAGATCCGGATCCGTAAAACCaagaagaaagggaggaaagacGAGGACAGCGATGAGGAGACCGGACCTTCACAGCAAA ATCGCAGCAAACAGACTGCAGCCCTCTTTATGGCCCAGGAGGAGATTGTAGCTGTTTTagaggagagagtgagcgaCTGTCCTGAAGAAATCCTCTCTGAGCTGGCAGAGCATTTAGTAAG GCCTCTGAGTAAAGCCTATCAGGAGGTGTTGCGGGCAGTgttcatgtcctccaccagctcTCCATCAGGGGCcaacaagaagaagagcatTAAGGATCTGCAGGAGGAGATCACCAACCTGTACAACAACATCCGACTCTTCGAGAAAGGCACCAAGTTCTTCTCTG ATGAAACCCAGGTCCACATCGCCAAGCACCTCCTGAAGACCGTGTGCACAGATGTCACTAACATCTTGGTCAACTCCCTGGCTGCTGACCTGATGATGTCCGTGGAGAATcccagcagcatcagcaacGAG GTCAGAGTGAAAATGTTGGGCAAACTGCCAGAGGAGACCAGAGGACCTCTCCTGAAGCTGCACAACTGCCTGAATGGCAAA GCTATTGAAGACTTCCTGACCAACATAGAGACCTGCGCAGAGGTGTGTGGCTTCATGCTGAAGAAGGGAgacaagaaaaaggagag ACAGGCCCTGTTCGTGCACCGTCAGGCTCTCACcgagcagctgaaggagacCGAGGATCCAGCCCTGGTTCTCCACCTGACCAGCGTGCTGCTGTTTCAGGCCAGCACCCACTGCATGCTGCACGCTCCGGGGCGCTGCGTGCCTCAGATCATCGGCACCCTCACTGGCCGAATACCCGCG gagcagcagcagctgctgtctgcctACCAAAGCCTGGTGGTGAAGCAGCTGGTGAGCCAGAGCCAGAGtaagaagcaggaggaggccGAGGGCGAGGGCGACAGGGCGGAGGAGCAGGACGAAGAGGCCAGGAGCGTGCGCACTCAGCTCGTGACCATGACACCACAAGTCAAGGACCTGGTGCTGTCCCAGAAGAAGACGCCTGGCACAGAGGACTGA